A genomic window from Pyxicephalus adspersus chromosome 2, UCB_Pads_2.0, whole genome shotgun sequence includes:
- the LOC140323375 gene encoding solute carrier family 45 member 3-like — protein sequence MACSLQWHLVLLNFMTCGLEICVAAGITYVPPLLLEAGVEEQYMTMVLGIGPVLGLILVPLIGSASDDCQSNYGGRRPFIWILSLGVLLSLFIIPHADSLASYFSYGSSSVHIFFLIFGVGLLDCCVQVCFTPLEALLSDLYHDDEGCGQAFAMFSFMISVGGCIGYLLTSVNWNYTYMSLYLGGQAECLFLMLTLIFIVSVLVTMKTAEEHRRQPALDLKPAVTSKSFSRGCCIPKWKLRSWKCNPVLCLLSLCWSVTPRIYYSYCRIPAVMKQLCAAQLCSWMAVMSFMLFYTDFVGEGLYKGIPSAAPGTESRIRYDEGIRMGSLGLFLQCATATFFSMIINKLAKKFGSRRVYLSSMITFTSSALVICLSQNIVIVTFMSSLTGFAYATLQTLPYTLICLYHKEKDVFMPGPEVPHTRNGNILTKEAVYFSPNLPNSHPNGTFKHKEPGHNKVGGYLSEELEVHVHSPDPHTCPQNNNNQSPVGTGNTCKDVYTKRGIGLDFATLDSTFLLSQVFPSLFMGMLVQLMENVTVYIASSVIFGVLAICLANRIVFDQKDMQT from the exons ATGGCCTGTAGCTTGCAGTGGCACCTCGTCCTGCTGAACTTCATGACATGCGGCCTTGAAATCTGTGTGGCAGCTGGGATCACCTATGTTCCCCCATTACTTCTGGAAGCTGGTGTGGAGGAGCAGTACATGACCATGGTCTTAG GTATTGGCCCAGTCCTTGGTTTAATCCTCGTGCCCCTTATCGGATCAGCTAGCGATGACTGCCAAAGCAACTATGGGGGAAGACGACCGTTTATCTGGATATTATCCCTTGGCGTCCTCCTTTCTCTCTTCATTATTCCACATGCCGACTCCCTTGCTTCCTACTTCTCCTATGGTAGTAGCAGTGTCCATATTTTCTTCCTCATTTTTGGAGTGGGATTGTTAGACTGCTGTGTTCAAGTCTGCTTTACACCGCTGGAGGCTCTTTTGTCAGACTTGTACCATGATGATGAAGGCTGTGGCCAAGCCTTCGCCATGTTCTCCTTCATGATCAGTGTTGGCGGCTGTATTGGGTATCTGCTGACTTCTGTCAACTGGAATTACACATACATGTCTCTTTACCTCGGTGGGCAAGCTGAGTGCCTGTTCCTAATGTTAACGCTAATATTTATTGTAAGTGTCCTAGTCACAATGAAGACTGCAGAGGAACATAGACGACAGCCAGCCCTCGACCTCAAACCTGCTGTAACCTCAAAGTCCTTCAGCAGAGGATGCTGTATACCAAAATGGAAGTTGCGATCCTGGAAATGCAACCCCGTCCTTTGCTTGCTGAGCCTCTGTTGGTCTGTCACCCCCAGGATCTATTATAGTTACTGTCGTATTCCTGCTGTCATGAAACAGTTGTGCGCTGCCCAGTTGTGTAGCTGGATGGCGGTCATGTCTTTCATGCTCTTctacacagactttgttggagaGGGGTTATATAAAGGGATCCCAAGCGCTGCACCAGGAACTGAATCAAGAATTCGCTATGACGAAG GAATTCGTATGGGAAGTCTTGGACTTTTCCTCCAGTGTGCAACTGCAACCTTCTTCTCCATGATCATCAACAAACTGGCCAAAAAGTTTGGGTCGCGGCGTGTCTACCTGTCCAGTATGATCACGTTTACCTCTTCGGCCCTGGTCATCTGTCTGTCACAAAACATCGTCATTGTCACGTTCATGTCGTCATTAACTGGATTTGCGTATGCTACACTTCAGACGCTTCCGTACACCTTAATATGTCTCTATCACAAAGAAAAagat gTTTTTATGCCAGGGCCCGAGGTGCCACACACACGTAATGGGAATATCCTTACCAAAGAAGCTGTCTACTTTTCACCCAACTTGCCGAACAGTCACCCGAATGGTACCTTTAAGCACAAAGAGCCAGGGCACAACAAAGTTGGTGGCTACCTTTCTGAGGAACTAGAGGTCCATGTCCATTCCCCGGATCCCCATACCTGCCCACAAAACAACAATAACCAGAGTCCAGTTGGCACGGGCAACACTTGTAAAGATGTTTACACCAAACGTGGCATTGGCCTGGATTTTGCCACACTCGATAGCACATTCCTTCTGTCTCAGGTCTTTCCATCCCTCTTCATGGGGATGTTGGTACAGCTGATGGAAAATGTCACCGTCTACATTGCGTCATCGGTCATTTTTGGAGTTCTTGCCATCTGCCTGGCAAACCGCATTGTATTTGACCAAAAAGACATGCAGACTTAA